A region of the Geomonas subterranea genome:
AGTGCTGGCCGCCGTCGCCCTCGATGCCTACAAGCGGCTCATCGCTCCCTCCATCGAGGTGGAGCTGAGGCTGGAGGCGAAAACGAAGGCCGACGAGGCCGCCATCGCGGTGTTCGCGCAGAACCTGCGAAACCTGCTGCTCCTCCCCCCCGCGGGCGGCAGGCGCGTGCTGGGGGTCGACCCGGGGCTGAGGACCGGATGCAAGCTCGCCGCCATCAGCGAGACCGGACGTTTCCTGGAGCAGTCGACCATCTACCCGCACACCGGCGGGCCGAAAGCGGAAAGCGCCGGAGCCGAGCTGGTGCGTCTCGTGGAGCGTCACGACCTGCGCCTGATCGCCATAGGCAACGGCACCGGCGGTCGCGAAACCGAGGTGTTCGTGCGCGAAGCGCTCCGTTCGGCCGGCGTCAAGGCCGAAACGGTGATGGTGAACGAGGCGGGTGCCTCGATCTACTCGGCCTCGGAGATCGCCCGCGAGGAGTTCCCGGAGTTGGACCTCACCATCCGCGGTGCCATCTCCATCGGTCGCAGGCTTCAGGACCCGCTGGCGGAGCTGGTGAAGATCGACCCGAAGAGCATCGGCGTCGGTCAGTACCAGCATGACGTGAACCAGTCCCTTTTGAAGAAGGCGCTGGACGCGGTGGTGGAATCCTGCGTCAACTACGTCGGCGTCGACCTGAACAGCGCCTCCTGGGCGCTTCTCTCCTACGTGGCGGGTCTCTCCGAGAGCCAGGGGCGCGCCATCGTGAAATTCCGCGACGAGAACGGCGCCTTCCCGACCAGGCAGGCGCTCCTGAAGGTGCCCCGCTTCGGCCCGAAGGCGTTCGAGCAGGCGGCGGGCTTTCTGCGCATCCGCGGCGGAGAGAACCCCTTGGACAACACGGCGGTGCACCCCGAGAACTACGCGGTGGTCGAGCGGATGGCTGCCGATCTCGGCGTCACCGTGGCCCAGCTCGCCACCGATCCCGCCCTTTCCGCGGGGATCAAGCTGGAGCGCTACGTCACCGGCAGCATCGGTCTCCCGACGCTTAGGGACATCCTGGCCGAGTTGAAGAAGCCCGGGCGCGACCCGCGCGAGCAGTTCCAGACCGCCGCCTTCCGTGACGACGTGGTGACCATAGCCGACCTGAAGGAGGGAATGATCCTGCAGGGGGTGGTCACCAACGTGGCGGCCTTCGGCGCGTTCGTCGACATCGGCGTGCACCAGGACGGACTCGTGCACGTAAGCCAGTTGTCGCACCGCTACTGCAAGGATCCCAACGAGGCGGTGAAGGTCGGCGAGATCGTGAAGGTGAAGGTCCTCTCGGCTGACCCGCAGACCAAGCGCATCTCCCTCTCCATCAAGCAGGCCGCGCCGGAGCAGGCGCAGAAGAACGCGACGCCGAAAGGACAGCCGAAGGCGAAGGAACAAAAGCCGGCCAACGACCTGTCCGGGTGGGAGAGGGCCGGATTCAGGGTCAAGAAATAATCAAAACATTGGCCACGGAGAAAGTCTGAGAACTTCGGAGAAAAGCAAAGAAGAGTTTTTTGACGTTCTCAGATTTCCTCAGATGTTCTCCGTGGCCAATGGTTTGCTTTTTTGTACAAAAAAGGGGCTGCCGATGTGGAAACAGGCAGCCCCTTCTTATTTCACGTACTCTCTGATGCTGTTAGCAGGCGCTCCTCAAAAGCTTGCGGCCGGTCTTGAAGACGACCTCCACCTTACCCGCCTGACACGACGCCACGACCCCCGTCCCGAAGGTGGGATGGCTGATCAGCGTGTTGGTCTTGAACTTCCCTTCCATGCTGTACGGAATGGCGAGGTCCGGGTCCAGAGGCTGAATCATCTCCTCCCAGATCGCCTCGTCGGATATCGCGGGTGCCTTAGCCGCCCTGGTGCGCGGCGCCTTCACCGCTTTTTCAGCCTTTGCTCCCTTAACGGTGGCGGCCTTAGGTTCTTTCGCAGGACGATGGTTGTGCTCGCTGCCGCAGGTGTTGCATTTTACCCGCACCACCTGACCCGCCACCATCGCCACGATGGTGTGGTTCAACAGTGCCTTGCAACGCGTGCATTGCGAATCGACCATGTCTCCTGCAGTTAAAGCTCTTCTTTCCATTGGGCCTCCCTGACCTTTTTATGCTCAAACAAAAAGGGCTTAACCGTCGGCGGCTAAACCCTTTCCATGCGTTATCTGATCGCGGTGGCACCCCACCGCTCATCTGCTACGTATCGTTGGTTTAAGCGTTCCTGCTATCTTCGATGTGCTGTTGAAATATAAGGGATTTCGGCCTGCGATGCAAGGGAAAAAACCGGAAGCAAAGCCACGCCGGACGCGGCCGCACGTGGCAGCCGTTCAGTCGGAAGAGGCGCCGCGCCTGCAAAAAATGAGGCGTGAAACCATCACCTCGAGCAGAAGGGCGAGATAGGCGCCGACGACCACGTCGCTGAAAAAATGGTAGTTGGTGGCGACCAGGGCGACGCCGAGCAGAACGGAGGTAACGATGCCGATGGAGCGGGTTTCGGGGTAGAAGCGCCAGAGCGCCGCAAGAAGCGCGACGATGACCAGCATGTGTCCCGAAGGGAAACCTTCGCAGTGTTCCTTCATCTGGAACCAATGGAAGCCGTAGTCGCCCGGTGCACGCAGCCAATAGCGGGTATTGGAGCGACCAAAGGCAATTTTCAACAGCGCCTTGACGAGGTAGGACGCCGGCGCCAGCAGGAGAACCTCTTTGGCCAGCAGCGTGGCACGGTCCAGGATGCCCCTGCCGGAACGGAACAGGTACAGCACACAGGAACCGGCCGTGGAGACGATGACCACGGAAAGCAAAAGGTCGGGGAGCTCGGACGTTACCGCGCCCCAATGCCGGTTGGCGTAGAGGTAATCCCTGACGAAAGCGGCAACCGGTATGTCGATGTAGAAAACGCAGAGGACGGTGAAGGGGACCAAAAGCGCACCCATCACCGCCAGCCCGCGGGAAGTCCTGTCAGTCACATCGGTCATGCAGATCCTGGCACATCGGCTTGATGTAGAACAGGGCTACACCTAACACAGATGCGGTCCAATATGAAGCCGAATTTGCAGCATGCGCCCTAGTGACAGTTGCGGGCGAGGCACTCAAGGCAGTTCCTGAAGGTGCATACGCCGCAGGCATGTTCCATCAGCACCGGGATGTTGTTGGCCTTCGCCACCTGCATCGCCTCGATCTTCACGCGGTGCGACACCTTGTTGGTGAAGATCACCATCGCGTCGGCTTTTTTCAGCTTGGCGGCGATGTTGTTTTCGGAGGTGCTGAAAAACTGCAGCTTCACACCGGCGCGTTCGGCCTCCTCCAGGTAGTGTTTTCCCAAGCGGTCCATGCCGCCGATCAGAGCTATGCACATAATGCCCTCCTTCGAGGCGCCGACGCCCCGGCTTTGATATTCACTTTCACGACACTGCCAAAAAAAGGGGGGCTTGCTGCTGGTACGCATCGGCAACAGTGCCGATGCGGGTTCTCAAGCACTCCACCGGGTTGCATCCGGAAGCGAGGCGATGCGACATCCGGCTGCGGCACTCGCGGTGGCATTGGGCAAGCCGCAGGCTCTGCTCCGGCTTGCCGAATATCTTCCAAGGCCCCTGGCAGGTGAAGGCTAGCGGCGCCCACCCCATGAAACCGATCACGTCCTTGAGCGGGTAGCCGAGGAACACGCCGATCTCGTGCGGGAACCCCTCCCCCGTCACACGCGTTTCCAGTTCGTCCAGGACCGCGTCGAAGTCGTGGACACTGCCATAGCCGGCCTTGCCCAGGATGATGCGCACGCTTTTCTGGGCGAGCAAACCGCCCAGTGCCTCGTGCGAGTAGAGCAGGAGCAAAATGGAAGAGCCGCGGTCGTCGAGAACCCGCACCTTGAGCCCGCTCTCTTCGAGGAGCGCTGCACCATACTCTTTCCAGAGGAGGTAGAGGTTGCGACCGCAGGAACGGCGCTTGTTGGCAAGGCAGACGAGGTTTGCCGGCTTGGCGCCCTGCAGTACCTCGGCAAGTTCCAGCGCGAGGAAGGAGGCGAGACATTCCTTATCGGTCGGGTAAAGCCCCGCGAAATCCTGCCACGCGGCCCTCGACAGGGTCGACCCGGGCGCACCGGCACCGTTTGCCGCTGACAATTCCTCTTTGATTCCAACAGCACTGCTCATATCCCCTCCACAGCTCCTGACAATGGATCCCGCCTGATTCACATCACGTTACCCGCACTGACTGAATCTTTTCAAATGACCACTACAGCGATAATGAAAACTGTTATCAGTTTTATAAAGAAGATACTGCCTTATGTCAACAGCTAAATTTTGCGGAAGTTTTTTGGGAGCGGGATGGATGGATACAGCGAGGGTGAAGGCGGGATTCCCGTTATGAAAGTCGCGCCGACCTCTGCTACCGCCAGAGGCCGAGGCGTGGGCCTTTTATGTCAGTTGCCCCAAGACTCAGTGAGCTGCAGCGCCCTTTTCAGAGCGTCATCCGCAGCGGCGACGTTGTCAGGTTCGCCCAAGAGGGCCTCAACCCATTGGTTCATACCATGAATGCGACGCACCTCAGGCAGCGAGGAAGTCAGCAGCGACTCCAGTTCCGGGCTCTTGTCCTCGAAGTCGATGTCGAGATACCACAGGGCCAGGAGGTACGAGGCTATCCCCTGCTCCGACTTGAACCCCTTGCTCTCTGCGAGTTCGGTGGCGCCGGCAAGGAATTGTCAGCGCTGGTCGCGCTCGATCTTGTGGTAATCGGTCAAGTCCCGCATCAAAGCGGCATCCAGTCGCTCCAAGAACGCGGCCCGCGCCACGTCGTTCATTGGCTCAGTTCTGATTTCCATGACACCTCCCCAATCCTCTGATAGCCCCAGGCGATGCTCCTTCTGTCATCACGCGATGCGGCGTCGGTAAGGAAAAACTTTCTTGCCGTTCCCGGGGCATTTTCCTCTGCAACTATCCACTGTACCGGTCCGAAAAACTCTGCAGCCTCCTCGTCTGTGCATCCGGGGAGGTATTTTCTGAGGACCGATGGGTCATAAAACCTGAAGTCCGGGTTATCCTGCTTCTTTTGGCGGTTTCGGCTGCTCCGGCGATGCGCCAGGGCAAGAGGCCGGCGGCGCCCCGCTGGTCAGGATATTGCCGACTATGGTAACTCCCGCAGGACTCACCGTGATGAAGTTACCGCCCACCCTCAGCGACACCTGGGTTAAAGACTCCAACACCACGCTTTTGGCCGCCTGAATGTGTATATCCTCCCCTGACTGCAGGGCGTACTTTGTTGCCACCTTCACGTGGACGTCGGCACCCACCGACAGGGAAAGGTCGCCACCAACCTTCTGGTGCAGATCTCCCATGACCAGCAGGTGCTGATCGCGGGACACCTTCTCCAGCCGGTCCCGGTTCACAACCAAGTGGCGGTCCTGTCCCACCCACTCCAGTGAATCCACCTTTACCAGATTCACCTGCTCCCGTTCCGCGTGAAGGTACAGATGCTCTTCTCCTTTTTTGTCCTCAAAGCGCAGTTCGTTGTGCCCTCGTCTCTCCGGCGTCGAACACGACTTGATACAACTTCTGGTCTTTTGCTCGGGCAACTGGTACGGCGGCAGATTCATGCCGTTATAGAGTTGGCCGATGATGATGGGCCGGTCCGGATCGCCTTCCAGGAATTCCACCACGACCTCCTGCCCCACCCGCGGCACGAAGAAGGCGCCCCAGCCGCTTCCGGCCCAAGGGTGGCTCACCCTGATCCAGCACGAACAGCTGTCGTCCCGTTTCCCCGCACGGTCCCAGTGGAAGTGGACCTTCACCCGGCCATGCCGGTCGGTCCATATCTCCTCTCCGGGAGGCCCGACGATGACAGCGGTTTGCGCCCCCTGGACCACGGGCTTTGGCGTCAAACGTGACGGATGGTACGGTGTCAGATGAGGGATGCACTCAAAGCTGTTCCGGTAACTGGATATGCAGTCGGCAGCGTAGCCTTCCATCGCCTCATGCTTTACCGACACCAGGAGGAACTCCTTTCCGTCGAGACCGGGGCTGCAATGATCCCTGAGTTGGAAACGGTAGCCACTGGCAAAGGCACGGCAGTCGCTACTGCCAATCAGGACCGTTGCGAAGGTTTCTTCTTCCTCCATGCGGATCTTTGCCAGTCGATCACCAGTCGCCTTGTTACCATAGCATCCGGGGGCGTCGTAGATGTCGCATTTTGCCGCCTGTGCCCGGGCTGCACCGGGAGCCTCCGATTTCAAGCTGGTGTTGGGAATGGTGAAGTTGTAGTCGTCCAGGGAGTATTTCGCGGGATGCATGTATCGCGTGACTTCCAGAGAGGTAATGACGTCCTGGTTCCTGGTGCCCGTTGCGTTGGGGCGCGATGAAGCGTCCTGCTGAAACGGGCACGGGAGGTTTGCGTCCGGGGAATCAGCGATGATCATGGTGTGTTTGCCGTCTTCATGCCGGAAGAAATAGAAGAGCCCTTCTTCCTCAAGAAGCCGGGAGACGAAGTTGAAGGTGGTTTCGCGGTACTGGACGCAGAACTCTCTTTTGTCGTAGCTCCCCCGCAAATCGAAGCGGTACCAGGTAAAACCAAGGCTGTCGAATACCTGCTCCACGATCTCCGGGGTTGAGCGGTTCTGAAATATCCTTATGTCGGCGCACTTGCTGAGGGTCCAGAACCAGGAAACCAGGGTGCACCTGTAAAAGGAGAAGCCGCGATCTTCTCCGTCCTCGCCGCTCGATCTGCCTTGGGAGAAGCTTGAAATGATCCCGTTCAGGTACCTATTGTTGCCGTTGGCCAAGGTTATGGAGACCGTTGCGTTGCTGCCCGGCAGGGCTTCGAGCGGAATCGCGTGACGTTCAGACAGCAAAGACAGCTCGAAGTTGAAACTGCGGGAGATCCCCTCCTCTCCCGTTAGATCCGTCAAGAGAAGGGCATCTTCACCCAGTGAGGTGCGTATGGAAATGAGCCTGTCACGCTGTGTGATCGCCATGCGCTACACCTCACCTGTTATGCGATAACGACCCATTTTGCTTTTCACGTCTGGCCCGCACTTCTTCCGGGCTCAACCAGGGAAACTGCACCGCCGCATCGCACGGTTTTCTCGGTCAGCGGATTCCTGCAGTTCCTGCAGCCCGTGCGACTTCTTGCGCGCTAGCTCTGGCGCCAGTGCCCTCTTTATCGCATCTGCAAACATGGCTTCCCCACTTTTACGAAGCTGTCAAATTCGAGACTTCGTCGGGATCGATGGTCACGAACGGGTCCGCATCGAGCACGGAGCCTGGTGCTTTGAGCCAGGTGGAACGGCCAAGCCTTGCTGCATCGGTAGTTGCCCCGCCGAGCCTGCACCCGGGAATTTCCTCTTTCCTCAAAAAGAGCCGGACCTCGAACTCGTACTCGGGTCCCACCAGGAACCTGATCAGTGGAACCAGCTGTTTCAGTCTCAACTCTGACGACAGATCAATGAAGTCGTGGAAAGCCATAGGCCCCAGACAAAGCCGGAAGGTGGACTGAATGTCGCAAGTCTGGCTGCCACAGACGGCGTCGACACCAAGCAGGCAATTGTTCTGGCCCAGCATGGTCCGGTCCGACGGCTCCAGGTTGACGGTGCGCGGCACCAATGGCTCGACATCGGCATCCACGCCGAGCAGACTTTGCACGATCCGGGCGATCGTACCGGCTGAGGCCGTCTGCCGACTTGCCAGGCCGCAAAAGTGCAGCAATGCCTCCTCCGATGCTGAGATCTTATCCCGAAGCCCCTCGGTCCCGAGTCCGAGAAAGCTGAAGAGATGATTGGAGACGACATCGCTGTTGTCGCTTTTCTTCTGTGGCAAAAGCGAGTTGCGCTTCCAGCCACGGTAAAAGATGGAGATGAGGCGGTGATGAAAGAGGTCATAGAAGTCGCCCATGGCGTGATCGTTCGCCCTCTCCCGCTCCAAAAGCAGTTCATGGTACCAATGCGGCAATACTCCCGACGGACCGATGAGCCCCATCATGGCAACTTCTACTTTGGCAGATCCGTCCTCATCGACGGTAGTCCCGGTGATGTCGCCTGTCGCAAACCCAAAGCCTTTCCTCACTGTGAAGCGGATTTTTTCGGTGTCTGGCGATGAGGGTGCTGCTACGTCGTGGTGGCCCCGATACATCCGTTCCAGCAGACGGACGGTCGCAAAGAAACTCCGACCAGACTGATTCGGCGCATTTACTTTCACAGCAGCACCTTGTCGCCGGTTCTGGGAGGCCAGCGTTTGATGACCGCGTCGCTGCTTGCGCTCACGGCCACAAGCTGCACGAGTGAGTTGACCGCCACGTACTGCCCCAGGAACCTCTCCAAAATGGAGGCGAAGAGGTAAACGCCGCTGCCCACGTACCTCTCTTCATCGAATACAACGGTCACTTCCAACCCGCGGCAGAACCCTGCTCCCATTCTCCTGGTAACCGTTCGGGACCTCACCGACACGATGCCGTTTATCTGGTGCCGGGTGGTAGAGGACGAGGCAAAGTCATACAGCGACAGGAGTTGCCTCAGCGCTCCGGCACCTCCTTCAACAATGGAAATGTGGTTCAGGGAGAGATGGGAGATCAGGCGGCGTTGCTGCCCCCCTTCGAGGAACGGACGAAGAGAGGGGGTCGGTTTGAGAAGGCAGTTGATGAAGGCGAGCGGCGCGGTAGATTCCGTGTCGAAATCTCCGGCAGGATCGCCGAAAGGAAGCCTAACGGGGAGGTCGCGGTTGGAGCAGGTCACGCGCACCAGAAGCGTTTCTTCCAACGGAGCAATCGCAGCTTGGTCAAGTTCGCAAACGGAAAGAAAAGCGTCGGTGCCCCCGTCGTGCAGGCGCGATGTAGGCCGCCGCTGCATCTGCCATAAACCTGCACCATCCTCCCCACCGCTCCCCGAGAATACGGGGCGGTAGCGCTTTACCTCACCGGGGGAAGTTGCCCCGGTAGCTGTGACCTCATCGACACTGAGTACCTCGAGGGCCCCCTCACGTCTCAGGTCGGGTATGATCCTGTACTCGCTCTTGCCGTGGTTGTGCCTGATCGGCTCGGCTATCTTCTGGAAAACATTGACGACAGGGGTCGCATAGAGGCAGAAGGTCTCCGCCCCGACCACTACAGACTCCGGCGCAGCGGTGTCGAGGTAAAAAAGCAGCTCGACGGCATCACCGAAGGCCGCACCTTTCCAGAGCACCGACAGCCCGTTGAGATCGATGAAAAGGAACTTGTGCGGAAACGCGAAGTACTCGAGGAGCAGCCGATATCCCGGGAAAGACTGTTCCGGGTACGGCAGAAGCTCCTCATCTGCAGCAAAGCCGACAGGCCGCAGGGAATCGGGCGGCAGTTGCATGGAATCAGCGAACGATGCACCGGCCGGCACGTATTCAACTGAGCAGAGGTGATTCAGCAGCAGTTGGTACAGCGGGAAGACGTGCTGGGGCTGGCCGTTCAGATAAAAGCGCAGCGTATCGCCCGCAAAGCCGGAGGCGCTGTGCAGCAACAACCGAACCCGCACCACCTGCTGTGCGCCTTTTACCAGCTTTACCGGCGCCTCTAACGACGCATCGATGACCTCCACGGGAAGAAGGGCGACAGGGTAGACAGTCTTGAATTGGCACGGCACGTCGTCAACCGGTTTGGAGAAGAGAGGCGTCCCTTTGGCGATCTCGTACCCCCCCTGCGGCACGTTCCTGAAGAGGGGTGCGAACTTCACCACCGCGCAGGACGGGATCGGAGCCGTCAGTTGCGGATAGACAACCTGCAAAAGCGCCTGGGTGATCTCCGGCAGACCATCGTCGATCTTGCGCTGGATGCGGGCGCACAAAAAGGCGAATGCCTCGATCAGGCGCTCGGTGTGCGGGTCCTCGCACTTGCCCGGCTCAAGCAGGAGCCTCCCCGCCACCTTGGGATACTTCCTGGCGAAACCGCTTCCCGTGTCGCGCAGGTAGCTGAGCTCTCTTTCGAAGTAGTAGAGGATGTCATCGGGCATAATCGATCACGAGAGGATGGTATAGCTGCCGCTGTTGATGTCGAAATGGGTGTCGAAGGCCGTCGGGAGTGCTACCGGCTCGACTTGCAGTAACGCCTCGATCCGGAAGTTCAGGGCCCGCTCTCCCTGCTCCGGTCCCAAAGAGACCGTCACGTCCTTCAGTCGCGGCTCGAAGCACTCAAGGAGCCTGATGATTTCCAGGCGAATCGCCTGCTGAACATGGTGTGAACGCGGGTTCTCCAGGCTGAAGTCACGGCTGCCATAACTGAGAATGGATCGATGCAGATGGGAATCCAGGGGAACCGGCACGTACGGGGCCAGGCCCCCGCGCGGGTTTGCACTCCGGAAGGACCTGGTGTTGAAAAGGTTCTCCAGGTCGCGCAGCACCGAGTCGATCAGCGACCTGAGACTGTCGCGGGAGGAGCAGGCGGTTTCGGCCGGACATTCAGGCTCGCGGTCGGTGAGCCTGTCCAGTAAGGATCTTCTCGGTTCCGGCTGGTATCGCATGCGCCCTCCCGCCATCGGCAGCATTGTCATTACACTTTCTTGTTGGTCTCGAGGTTCCACCCGGCTGCCACTTGTCCCCCGCCGGAGCCGTCGGAGCGGTTTTGCTGGGTGTAGGCGAGTTCGATCTTGCCGTAGTTGAAGGCGATCTCCTCGACCGGGATGGGTTCGCCGCCGTGGGCGCTGCCGCCGGGGCGGTTGAGGCTGATGATGACGTTGGAGAGTTTGTACTCCATGTACTTGAGCTTATCCCCTCCGGCCCGGCAGATTTCCAGCGTGACGCTGGGGATGTGCCTGCCGGTGGCGCAGGCCTCGAACAGCTTGGGGCTCGCCTTGTCCAGCACCTTGACAATGCTGAAGTCGGAGAAGCTCGCCCGCTCCGCGGAGGCACCACCCGCGCTGCTGGCGGTGCCTGAGGCGGGCTGGGTGACGGAGAAGTTGTAGGATAGAACCTCGATCCAGTCCCGGTGCTTGTCGTCGCTGCTCTCTCCGGGGATTCCCTCTATCTTCAGGAAGGCATCAAAGGCCATGGTGCATCCTCCTTTTGCGCATTTTCACCACTTCAGCCCTTCCGGGGCGAAGGGAGGTTGGCGACGAGCCGCAACGAAATGGTCAGTTCATCCAACTGGTAGTGCGGCTTCAAGAAAGCGACGGCGCGGTAGCATCCCGGCCGGCCCGGCTGATCGAAGACCTCGATCCGCGCCTCCCTCAGCGGGAAGCGGGCTTTCATCTCCTGCCCGGCATCGTCATCCAGCAAAACATAACGGCTGATCCACCGGTTCAGGTAATCCTCAATGTTTTTCCTGGTCCCGAAGCTGCCGATCTTGTCCCTCATCATGGCCTTCAGGTAGTGAGCAAAACGCGACACCGAGAGAATGTACTGCAGCTGTGCCGAGAGTCTCGCGTTGGCGTTGGCGACATCGCTGTCGTATAACTTGGGCTTGTGTGCGCTCTGGATGCTGAAGAACGCAGCCATGTCGGTCCCTTTGCAGTGGACCAGGGGTACGAAGCCCAGGTCGGCGAGTTCCTTCTCGCGCCGGTCGGTGATGGCGATCTCCGTCGGGCACTTGGCTGCAAGTTCTCCTTCGCCGGTGTCGAAGGTGTGGAAGGGAAGACCTGTGACCGCCCCGCCCCCTTCGACGCCGCGGATGGCCGCGGTCCAGCCGTACCTGGAGAAGGCGTCGGTGATGCGGCCGGCAAGACAGTAAGCGGCGTTGCCCCAGAGGTACTTGCCATGATCGCCGCCGGCGACGTCCTCCTCGAACTGAAAGGATTCGACGGGGTCGGTGTCCGGTCCGTACGGCAGCCGCATCAGCACGTGCGGCAGGCAAAGCGCCACGTACTTGGCATCCTCCGACATCCGGAAGGAACGCCACCGGGCATAATCGGCTCCCTGGAAGATCTTTGCCAGATCCCGCGGCCCGTCGAGCCCCGCGTAGCTGTCCACCCCGAATACGGACGAGGAAGCCGAGGTGATCAGCGGAGCGTGTGCCGCTGCGGCAACCTCTGACATCCTCGTCAATAGCGCGAGATCCTGCGGCGTGTTGCCGAACTCGTAGTCACCAACGAGGCAGCCATAGGAGTCGCCGCCAAAGCTGCCAAACTCCTCCTCGTAAACCTTCTTGAAGAGCGAAGACTGGTCGAACTCGGCCGCCTTCTCCATATCCCTGGCGAGTTCCTGCTTGGACGCACTCAGCACGCGGATCTTCAGATCGCTGCCGGTCTCAGCCTGATGCACG
Encoded here:
- the tssC gene encoding type VI secretion system contractile sheath large subunit; this translates as MEEFDKGKPVLFSEPELRPELLDLIINEGRLARCDEQKVYAKEMLVELAQQVVAGEMAAGGDLERMIHARIAEIDRLIGEQVNEIIHHDEVQRLEASWRGVSYLVHQAETGSDLKIRVLSASKQELARDMEKAAEFDQSSLFKKVYEEEFGSFGGDSYGCLVGDYEFGNTPQDLALLTRMSEVAAAAHAPLITSASSSVFGVDSYAGLDGPRDLAKIFQGADYARWRSFRMSEDAKYVALCLPHVLMRLPYGPDTDPVESFQFEEDVAGGDHGKYLWGNAAYCLAGRITDAFSRYGWTAAIRGVEGGGAVTGLPFHTFDTGEGELAAKCPTEIAITDRREKELADLGFVPLVHCKGTDMAAFFSIQSAHKPKLYDSDVANANARLSAQLQYILSVSRFAHYLKAMMRDKIGSFGTRKNIEDYLNRWISRYVLLDDDAGQEMKARFPLREARIEVFDQPGRPGCYRAVAFLKPHYQLDELTISLRLVANLPSPRKG